AGGACCTCCCTGGACCCGAGCCTGGAGATCTGTATCCTTTGGGGTTGGAGGTATTTTAGAGGGATCTATAAATGAGGTCTCTCTGTACCCACAGTTGCTTGGGGGATTCCAGGGTAGAGGAAGACCCGCCCCCCTCAACCAGTAGAAATCGAGGAGAAAAAGTAATACACTCTAACCAGATCTTGATCAAGTCAGTtctcttctgagcctcagttttcccatacAATTTGAGAAGGCAAGGCATATATTTCAGGACCATGAGGACCCTGAGGATTTTACATGTACCTAGCACTTTCTGTGTGAGACCCTAGGTGGAGACCAAATCCTGGCATTTTGGGCTACCACTAAAAAACTGGGTCTTGAAAGAGTGGAAACTCATAGAGAAGGGTGGGAGGGCACCCCAGGCAGAGTGTACAGTGTGAGCAGAGGAGCGGAGGTTCTGGGAACAGTGAAGGGTTGTGGGAGATGGTGGAAAGAccacagggaggggaggggagggcagaagCCAGGTCCTGACAGTTGTATTCAGGCTGTTGGATGTGGAATCCTCTGTGAAATAATGATATGTTGCAGGATTCATATGCTTCTCAGACAGCTTATTCATTCTCTGGGAAGTCCCAGCCATGCACATCTATGCCCCTTGCAGAGACTTGCTGGCCAGGAATGGGCCCTCTGGATCAGGACCAcgggattgtccaggcaggagAATTGGTGCCAGCTCCTTAACTTAATGGTGCTCAGACAAGAAGATGTTTGAGGTGAAGCGGAGGGAGCAGCTGTTGGCACTGAAAAACCTAGCACAGCTGAACGATGTCCACCAGCAGTACAAGATCCTGGATGTCATGCTCAAGGGGCTCTTTAAGGTGCATGCAGGCAAAGGGCAGCTCATGGCAGGCCTGGTCTTTGATCTGGGCACTGATGGATGAGTAGGAGTTCCCCACGGGGATGGTGTTCAGTGAAGGGGAAGCGAACCCACAGAAGATTTGAAGTAGGGCCTCAGTAAACAGGGCTGgggctggtctgggaagaccttGGCAAAGCCACTCAGCCCAGGTGGGCTTCCCTCAGGTGCTGGAGGACTCCCGGACAGTGCTCACTGCTGCAGGTGTGCTCCCAGATGGGCCCTTCCCCCAGGACGAGAAACTGAAGGATGGTATGGTCTTCCCTACCCTGCAACCTTGATCTTCTCCAGCTGCCCCTTCCCTCTTGTTCTTGTCactcttcttttcctctctgggAATGCCCTCTTGCAGCACCTTCAAGGAGTCTCTTGGGTGGTTGGGCACTCAGTATGAGATTCTCCGAGTGTTTCTAGGCTCGTTTCAGAGCCAGGTTCTGTATCCCTGACACACATACATTATGTAGTGTTGTCCTGTGCTTGGGGCAGGAGAATCAGGGAGGAGCCTTTGCCCACTTCCAGTCCCGCAATCCTTGCCTTCACCACCCTGACCCTTCTGGTAGAGATGGCAAGGGTTGTTTccatttatagaagaaaaaaactgaGGTCTATTGAAGTGACTGGTCCACGGGAGCAGTTACCAGCACTCTTTACTGCTGTTCTAAAAGCCTTGACCTCCTTAAATCCTTTTTGAGACAAGGTGGGACcaacataaataaaagaatattctaTATCCCTTCATCTCCTCTTCCAGGAATTTCTCTCCAGTGGTAATTTCTCCCCATTAACTGGTTACATTCTAACAATAAAGTGTGTTAGGTCACACTGTCTGAGACAGGACAGAAGTAGCCTTTACATATTGAATGCTGGGCAGATACCATCTCTAATCTCTACTGTAACTGAGGAAGGCACCATCAACTCCAGTTTCCAAGGGAAAGAGGACAGGTGGTTTGCCTGGCTCTTACCTATAAACCTGGTGAATTCCTGAGTTCTTTGTGATCCAGGATTGTTCTGAAGCCCAGAGATCCCTGTCCCACTTGTCTCAGACCCAGCCTGGCATATCTTTGGAGGAGTCCCCTTATCTCTTTGTGTAGTCTGGCCAGTGCTGGTAAGGACGTGGGCCTTATCTGTGGGGGTCACACAAGTAGACCTCCCCCCCTCAACCAGGGCTGGGTGTATAGTTAGTATTCTTCACGCTAGCCTGGGTCAGGGGAACCTGCCACTGTAATGGACACTAAACTCAAACTGATCTGTTGACTAAAAGATATTGGTGGAAAAACTGACCAAAATCAAATAAGGTCTAGGGATTAGTTAATAGTATTGTATTGATGTTAATTTCCTGTCTTAGATGGTTTGTTCAATGGTTATATAAGGATGATAATATTAGAGGAAGCCGAGTAAAGGAATTGTGTGGTGTATTTTGTAAGtctaaagttatttaaaaataagaacttaagcatttaaaataaaattggacatatactaaaaagaaaacaagccctGATATGTTCCCTGGCCATCCTAACAGAACTGACCCCTCACAGACACTAGTTAACACCAGGGCCCAGCTCTGGACATTATGGTACGAAGTTGGGGAGGTTAGGCCCAGCAAAGCCTCATGGGATGCATATGCCTCCATCtgtgcaatggcacccctctctgGTCTCCATGGCAAACGAGTCTTCTGAGCTGCAAGGTACGGGGGAAGAAGCATGTCCTTTGGAgtcaggcagacctgggtttgcaGCCCAGGTTTGCTGCTCAGTAGCTGTCAGCTTCAGTTTGCCATGTGTGAAATGGGAATTACAGCCACATCTCACTCTGAAGGTGGTTTTGATGATTCGGTGACAGGAATCCCTCAGTACTCACTGCACATGTGGTCAGCCTGTGTGCAGCAGGCACTGTTCCCTTCTCTGGTTAGTGGGCTTGTCGCTGTCCTCTGGAGGGTGTGTAGGGCTGGCCAGGAGGCTGCAGAGGGCCATCTCTGCCAGCCGCTCACCAGAGTCCTCTCGCCAGCTTTCTCCCAAGTGGTGGAGAACACGGCCTTCTTCGGCGACGTGGTGCTGCGCTTCCCAAGGATCGTGCACCACTACTTTGACCACAACTCCAACTGGAACCTCCTCATCCGCTGGGGCATCAGCTTCTGCAACCAGTCGGGCGTCTTTGACCAGGGCCCCCACTCACCCATCCTCGGCCTGGTAAGGACTGGGGCAGAGGAGGTCCGGGAGCCCTCTATGTGATTGCACCATGAGCCTGCTTCAGTGGGGTCTGAATGTCAACCCTTGGTTGCATTTTCTGTGATAAGCCTCGGGCCACCTTGAGGTGCCATTTCAAGGGCTTCTGTGTTGACCTTGGTGCCTGGGGGTCATCACCTGGCCCACATCCGTCCCAGCCTTGGAGGGAAAGGCCTGCGGGTGAGCAAGATGCgggagaaggcagaggatgacTAGCTTTTCCTTATCCGCAGATGGCCCAGGAGCTGGGGATCAGCGAGAAACACTCTGACTTCCAGAACCCATTTAAAGTAGACCGCACAGAGGTGAGCTGCTGGGGCCTGTGGGCCTGTCTGCACTGTGTCTGCTGGGCCCTGGGAGGCCAGGACCAGCAGGAGCTGCAGCACTTAGAGTGGAGTGTGAGGGCTTTGGACTTGGAGCCGGAAGTGCCTGGGTTTGGGTCTAACCTACCTCTCACTCACTGGTACCTTTGGGCAAGCTGCTGGCCCTGTCTTAGGCTCAGCTTCCTCTCTGTCCATGCAGGGTGAACCTCAGCTATGAGGGGCAGTCAGGGGCTATGAAGACGTCCATCCCAGGACACAGTAGGCACTGTTCATGCCAGGTGAATGGTAGGGAAGCCATGGGAGGTCAGGCCCTGCTTCTCTGCCCTTGAGCCTCTGAGCACCTAACCAGCTTTCTGTCCCACATTTCTGCACATGTTCTCATCCTAGAGCTGAAGTGGGCTCTGAGGGCTGGAGGCCGCAGGGGGAGCAGGACAGACAgcagaggggagggtggggtcaGAGTGGCCGGGCAGGAAGGGCTGGAGGACTGGCCTCCACAAAGGACAAGCTCTCCCCAGGTGTTCGGGGAGTACTGCTGAAGGTCTAGGATTTTGCTGCTGTTTCATGGATGCTGACAGGTTAGAGACATCAGAGTTCATTACAGCGAAAGCAGTTGCTGTTAACCTGGTCGTACGTGTTTGCCTTATTTCCCAAGTCTTGGTTAGGGGAGAGAGGTGAAGCAGAGGGGTCCAGACAGATGCCAGTGGGTTTGTATCAAGTTGAGGAACACCAAGCTTGGGAAATCCACCACCTTTATAGTGAACAGAAGCAAACCTGGTCTTTGTTTGTAGACAGACATCACCTCATCCTTCAAGGTTGCTTTCTGTAAGCACGACCTGAGAAATGGCCCAGGTACAGAGGGGTCAGGTGTACCCAGCAAGAATGCAGGGACGCTCAGGGCCATAGAGAGGATTCTACACacactcccaccaccaccacacacacacaccagtccaTCCACCAGCCCTGTGTGTCTTGGCTTAACTAACATTTCTACATGAATGCCTTATTCTGTATCATAATCTGATCAGAAGAGATTAGGACCACGTTTGTTTAGTTCGTCTAAGACTGCTGTCAGTAGGACTGTAACTAGCAAGATGAGGCCACGTGCAGTGTTGATCTTAACCATATGCTCCAGGGTCCTGAACTCAACCAGCTCTGATAAGTGCTAGGGGATCAGTAGATCTTATATTAGAAAATCAGGATGTCATCTGAGACCAATCTATTATCTCTTACTACCCACACAAGAGTTTAGACTGAGCTGCTGATCTTCAGTGTCATTGCTAGTGGCTACCAGggccagtttgtgtgtgtgttcagttgctcagtcgtgttcggctttttgcgaccccacggactatagcatgccaggctcctctgagcataggattttccaggcaggaatactggagtgggttgccatttccttctccaggggatctttccaactcagggattgaacctgcatctcctgagtctcctgcattgcaggcagattctttaccactgagccatcggggaagcctgaTACTGGGGCCAGTAGGTAGACCCAAAGCCATCTTCATCTGCATCGGGGAGGCATTCCATGGTCCACTGTCTCCCACTTGATTTGGGTCACCATTGCATTGTTTGAGCTAAACAATGGGGGCAGTGTTACCATGGAGTTGCTCAGTTGCCTCGGTTGCCCTGTGTGGTATAACCCAAGGTCGATCAGGGATCAGGACAGGCGGAAGGATTCATACCAAGGTTGGATTGAAGTAAGGTTGTACTGGACTGTGTGTCTGCGCAGAGTTACTTCGGGAGCTGCCTTTGATGGCAGCAGGCAGAGCCAAATAGTTTAGCAGTGACCTCGTCTATGTGAATTTTCCTGTCACGTGGTTGAGAATGACACACTGGACAGTTGGTCTGACTCAACTGCAGCTGCCACTTGGCTTGCATGAACCCTAGGATTGTTTGGCCAGGCGGCAGTGCTGGCCTGTAAGGGACAAAGAGAATTAATTGTTCCACATGCCTCCTGGGGGCTAAGGCAGTCCCTCCCTAGAATATTGCTGCAAAATCAACATGTCACATCCCAGGACCTATAATTTCACTTTTCTCCAGTTATTCCCTACTTTCACCTAGACTTTTTGTCTGAAAGGGTTAGAAGTGAGTGGGACAAGAGCATTTTTTGCAAAATTTTCACAGACACCTATTTCCCGTCTTGGCCCACATGGGCCACTATAAGGGGACTTGGCAAGGAGTGTACTTAGCCAAGtggtcattattattttttcGGAGAAGGGGGGTGTGCcatgtagcatgtgagatctttgttccctgaccagggatcgaacccatgcccgctgcagtagaagtgtggagtcttaaccactggagtgccagggaGGTCCCCCAGGTGATTATTATTCTGATGATCTTGGGCCATACTGTTCCATCCAGGGTCTCTAGGTGGTTGAATCAGAGATTCAGAGTCCTCTGCTTTATGTCAGTCTGTGGTGGTGGGTGTACTGCCATATCTAGTACAGGGACACGTATAGGTGGCAGTGCCAGTCAGCTGGGCAGTGTCGGCTGATCAGCAGTTTGATTCTGGTCAGTCTCATCAGAGAATTAGCTATGGGCATCTAAATGAGTGACCCAGACTGTCCTGTTGTCAACCACGGTTTGTTTCCACAGGTCATGGCCCCCGAGAGGGATGGCCATGTGTGACCTGCCAGTTTGCAGCCTGCTTATCTGCCAGACCAGATGGCTAGGACGCTGACAACAGTCAGTCAGAATGCAGCATGCCTGGTCGCTAGAAATACCATCTAGGCAAGAGTCACAGCTTTTAATTCAGGTTGTTGTCTTACTGGACTTTATGACAGTTGGTCTCCCAGCATCATCCCTGGGGCTGGATGGCTGCTGCCACCCATAGCAACCCACCCCCAGGTTGGTGATTTGCTGGGAAGACTGAGTCCTGTGAGTCACTGGTTAATACTCCTGTGTGTCGTTGTCCTCAAGGCTCTGATTTATTGCAGTGCAAGGATCCACAATAAAATCAGCAGTAAAAAAGGTAAAAGGCTCCTGGGATGAAGTCTAAGGGAACCTGGACACAAGCTTTGATGTGTCTCTCCCAGTGGAGTCACACGGGGCACACTTTATTCCCCCAGCAACAGGTTATGAAAACATGTGTGAGAAGTCATCTATTAGGAGAGCCGGTTAAAGACGCAGCACCCAGAGTTTTTACCAGGGAACGGTCACATAGGCAccctctgcctgctgctgctgctaagttgcttcagtcgtgtccgactctgtgcgaccccatagacggcagcccaccaggctccactgtccctgggattctccaggcaagaacactggcttgggttgccgtttccttctccaatgcatgacagtgaaaagtgaaagtgaagtcgctcagtcgtgtccgactcttcgcgaccccatggactgcagcccaccaggctcctccgtccgtgggattttccaggcaggagtactggagtggggtgccatcgccttctccgaccctCTGCCTAATACATACCAAAATTCCACACTCCAGAAGGGAAGCACGTGTTTGTGGCATAAACCACACTTTTGTATGGTTTAGGCGCAGGGCGCCACTCTTATCAGTCAGGGTAATGGAAATCCCTCCCGGAATCCTGGTTCCCAGACACCAGCCAAGGGCCAAGTTCCGAGATGCCAGCCGAGGGCCGGCCTTAGACGCAGGCCCTTCAAAGGAGAGCAGTCAGGCCAGCTTGGTTAAGAGCACCATTTAGCACTTCATTCAGGTGAACAATCAGTGGAGTTCCTGAGTAGAGGAACCTCTGACTCGAGGGCCCTGTTGAACTAGTGGCTTTGCTTCAGGTGATGGAGTGGGTGATACGGTTTTTCACACTAGCATAGCTGCCTCCCCTTCATGTGAAACCAAGAGGACACACCCTGCACGGCGGCTTGCTGCCACCACAGCCCTGATAAACAGCCTGGACAAGAGCAGCAGGACTGATTCTTGGTGAACTCAGCAGGGACACGCAGGCAGGCTCCAGGCTGTGGCAGGTTGCCTTTCCCAGCACGGGCTCTCATGGAGATGTTTTCCTGCTGTGATGCTGGCTCTCCTTGCCCTGCAGATCATGAAATGAATGCCTCTCCCACAGGAGGTGGGCCTCAGAGAGAACAGGCTCCAGAGAGGTGTGATTTAGTGTCATCGTAATATGCTCTGCTTGGATATAGCCATACTGAAGCAGCACACTTCCCTTCTCATCGGCTGGGGACGGTCCCAAGATTTTACTCACTTTTCAGTATCCAGTGTAGACCCCTCCAACAGCAAGTTTCTGagatgaccttttttttttaaaggtcatcTGTGCTCTATTGCGCAGCACCGGCCCCTCACAGAACCTGCATTGTAGGGCTCCTGGGaggccagcccctgcccccaccccaaataCCCCAGTCCTGCCTGGCTCCCAGCCCGGTGCAGGGTGGATGGGCTGGGGGACCAGAATTCCTGTCCATGAAGTCCATGCTGGGCTCAGTCCTGGCCTCCTGGGCCCCTGGGGGCTGGACAGGGTGGGCGAGGTGAGATAGGAGAGCCCCCATCAAGTTCTCTGGGGCCCAGGGCCTATCCTGGCAGTTTCTTTGAGGTATCCACTTGGGGAGGCCGGCAACAGCCCAGGTTTACTCAGCTCCCCCCATGCACTGCCTCCATACCAGTAGGTATTCTGGGAGGGCCCCTACTTAGGATACTAGAGCCAGCTTGTGTCAGGCTTTGGGCTGGCCACTGTCCCCGTCCAGAGGGATCTGGCCCTCTCCCTGCTGTTCAGATGCTTACAGATTGCTGGGGAAGGTACCGGAGGAGCACAGTCCCAGTCGAGCATGATCATTGGAACCAGTGGGAGAGGGACGTGTCACGAGCCATGGGACCCATGAGAGGAAACCTGTGGAAGCAGGTGGCCGAGGCTCTGGGACAAGTAAGAGTTGCCGGGTGGACCATCTCAGGGAAGACCTTCCAGGGAGAGGGACTGGCTTGCAGGAAGGCTCAGAAGCAGAGTGTATGCCTTCATTCAGCGTTTAGTGAGCATCTGCTGAATcccagccaccagagaagccctccagCTCTGCCCACCTGGGAAAGGCATTCTGGTTGGAGGAGACAGACAGTCAATAAAAAATCCATGGTAGATGGTGACAAGGGCGACggaggaaaaggcagaggcacgTGGTTAAGGAATTCCAGGGATAAGGTGAGGATATCGTTGCTGTTTCATGTGACTTGGACACAGCAGGTTCTAACTGCAAAGACCTGAAAGCAGCAAGCGAGCCAGCCCTATCTCTGGGGGAAGAACTTTCCAGACTGGAGGGGCAGcgggtgcaaaggccctgagttgGAAGCGTATTTGGAAGGGCAGTAGCATGGGAAGGGGAGGTCAGAGTCGTAGTCCAGATCATAAGATCCCTTGCAGGTCTTCTCCAGGGCTTTGGCATTTACTCCAGGACacagaggagcagggccaggggcTCTGACTTAGCCCTTTTAGGGGTCAGCCTGGCAGCCGCGTGGCAAATAGTGTGAAGACCAGAGTGGAGATAGATCCTGGTGAGGAGACCGCTGTGCTGGTCCGTTTGGAGTTAACAGTGGCTTGAACCAGGGTGACAACAGTGGGGCTGTTGGGAATGGTGAGATTTTGGTTCGGTTTTGAAGGTAGAGCCAGTACAATTTACTAAGGAAGCAAATATGGGGTAAAAGAGAGGCATTAAGGATGACTTGACAATTTCGGAAGATTGGGGTTGCTATTTTCCACCAGGTGGGCAAAGTGGCGGGGCGAGTTTGAGGGCTGGATTGGGGATCAGTGCCTTGTTTCTGGACCTAATGGGCATCTGAATGAAGGTGTCGAGGAGGTAACTGATTTTGACTTGACTGATGTCAAGGAGGAGGACTAGATTTCAGGGGAGAGCTTATTAAAGCCAGAGCTGCAAATGTGAGAGTCGTGCCGATGACAGACCATGTGCCATCActctggggggcagggggacgGGGCAGATAGAGCGGTGGTCTGGGATGTGCCTGCAGTTAGAGATGGGGGAGTGAGGAGGAGCTCACAGAGCACCCCAAGAGGGATCAGTGGAGTAGTAGCAGACCCAAGAGAGAATCAGTTCCCTGAGGCCATGTAACAGGAAGGAGAGTGGACGTGCCATCGGACGCCGCTGGAGGGTCAGGAAGGTGGGGCTGAGAATCGGCCGCCGAACTTAGCAGCGTGGAGACCAGCCCTCAGAGAGCTGGGTAAAAGCTCTTTTGGTCAAGTGGTGGGGATAAAAGACTGAGTTTCAAGAGAAGGAGATGAAAGGAAGTAGACTCATCCCATCAAATacagctgactcttttgaaaagttactctttttttttgttttgtttttaatgttagtttcaggtgtgcagcatagtgattcagtatttttacaggtTCTAcaccattaaaagttattacaagacaGAGGCTGTAAttgcctgtgctgtgcagtatatcctggagaaggcaatggcaccccactccagtactcttgcctggaaaatcccatggacagaggagcctggtaggctgcagtccatggggtcgctaggagtcagacatgactgagcgacttcactttcacttttcatgcattggagaaggaaatggcaacccactccagtgttcttgcctggagaatcccagggacgggggagcctggtgggctgccgtctatggggttgcacagagtcggacacgactgaagcgacttagcagcagcagcagcagcagtgcagtaTATCCTTGTTACCTATTGTAAAGAGATGTGTTTTCAAGGGGAGCAGACCCAAAGGGAGACtaactggaggagggcatgggttCCAAGGGATATCTTAGTCAGATGGGAGAGCAGAGTGAACAGCATTTGCATGTTGCATGTTGAGGGGACCCACCCATGGCAGGGGTGGGGAAGAACCCCCGGTGTAGGGGTAGGAGAGTCACTGGAGTCTCATCCCTGAAgaggtgaggagggagagagaggcgaGCTAttgcctgggggaggggtggcctCGCCTGGAAGAGCAGCGTGGGCACAGCAGCATGGGTCTGTGGGTGTGGTGGCGGGGGCTCACGGAAGCTGTCTCCTTAGCGTCTCCATTCTCTGTGAAACAGGAAGCGAGGTCACGGTCTGCGAGTGAGGAGGTGAGGAGAGATGGAGGCTCGAGGAGAAGGTCTGTCTAGGAGAGCAGGACAGGGAGTGGACCAGGGCAACATCCTGGGTTTCCAGGCAGCAGGGAGGGCCCACTGGAGGTCAGCATCCGAATTTAAAGTAGGCATTAGCCAGGCCCAGCTGGGAGGAGAGCCAGGAAAGGACTAGGCGTTGTTTCTCTGCAGACCCAAcctgctggggctggaggggCCAGGATCTCTTGACTGGTCCTTCCCCAGCCAGAGCCAGAGGATGGGGTCCTCTGTGGCCCGAGGGGTCTCCTGGCTCCTCCTTGCTTCCCAGGAGGATCCGAAGTAACTTGTAGGGATAGGAGGCAGTGTGATCGGGGAAGCACCGGGCAGGGAGCTTGGGAGGCTTGGGGGCTAGTCCCAACTgggactagctgtgtgacctgtgcAGATCATTACCCTCTCTGGGCTGCACTTCTCTGGCTTCATCCCATCTTCCAGACTTGTGGTTCAATCTAACACAGTAGGTGGATTACTCCACAAGGTGGAGCTCCTAGTTTGTTATTAACGTCTGCCTTGACCAACATCATATGGTAAATCAGATTTACCATATGAACAAGTAAAAGGGGCATATTTCCCAACGAGTTATCTGAATTGTGGATATTACTGTATTTCATACTCTAacatgattcattcattcattaaaaaaatacatacttaGCACCTCCTGTCGGCCCATCAGACCACACTGGGGCTTGTGTCACAGTGAGTGGCACCCCACACTATCCACCTGTCCTTGGGGAGAGTGTGATCCAGTGGGGGCAACAGGTGTGAAGCAGGTGTCACGGAAGCAGGTGGTCGCAGGGGAGAAGCACTGAGAAGGAACCGGAGGAGACAGCCCAAGCCGGGAAAGGGCAGGAGTCACCCCAGGGATGGGGACCGCTGAGCTGCAGCTACTGTGGCAAAGAGGGTGGGGGCCGGGAAGAGCGTTCTGGGCCTGGGGCACAGCATGTGCAGAGGGCTGGAAGTGGGCACAAAGGAACCCAGGAGCCAGAAAtgaggggggaggaggggtgggcagggtgggccTGCAGATAGAGCTGTGTGGAGAGTCAAGGAAGGGTTTCAGCAGGAGTGcaatttacattttgaaaatatctgACTGCAGCGAGGAGAATGGCTTCAGAGGGACCAAAGTGGGTGTGGAGAGACCCCGGGATGTGCCGAGGTTTATCAGGAGAGGTATAGGGGGTGGTGATGGGGTTAGCGATATGATAGGTGAGACAGAAGAGATGGGTTTGAGACTTAGGGGTTAAAATGGGCCAGACCTTGGCAATGGACTATAAAGGGTTTGGACCTGCGGCTGGGGAAgtggggggcaggtgggggtgATGCTTGGTCTCTGCCCTACTTGCTGACTGGGATGTGGGACTCTGCTGTTCATGAGGACACGGACTCTGGAAGGGGACTGGGTTTTGGGGAGATGGAGCCATGCTGAGTTTggggcacatgtgcacacacgtgGAGGTGTCAGACAGGCATTAGATAGGGAGATGCAAATCTGAGGGGTGACGGACTGTAGAGGTGCGACAGAAGCCCTGGGTTCAGATGAACCAGTCTGGAGAGTCGGGGAGGAAGAGCTGAGGGCCTGGGGGTTGCCCCGGCCAGAGTCCCGTCCTCCTCCCGCCCAGCACACCACATGTTCTTGTCTTCTCACTGGGTACCACCCTGCACCCACTAGGGAAGCCACAAGCCTGGGCATCACTGTCatcttctttccatctctctccaGGTCTGGCAGTTTAACCTCTGATCCAGCTGCTTTCTATATACTTCCTTGCCTACACCTTGCAGCTTGTCCACAAGCAGTAGGACCCCTGTTGCCTTACGCTCACTGACTGCCCCCTCCCACCAAAGGTTCTGGGGGCCCATGATGGGTCTTGGGCACTCAGCCCCCTTTACCCTGAGTGCAGTCTGTCGCTTGTTTCTCAAATGTGCTGTGCAGGTTCCACACCTGTCCCTCTTCCTGGAATGTCCTCTTCCCTCACCCTGTTGGCTTGGCAAGCTCCTGCTTAATCTTTTGAGACCCATTCAGCAGTTTTCCCTGAGCCCATTTACTAGCTCCATGTCCGTGGGCTTCCCCCAAGGCCAGGGCCTGTGTCTCAGTGACCTTCCTGTACCCACAGCCCACAGCAGCCTAGCTCAGAGCACAGTCTTTGCTGCCAACTGACCTAATAGACCTCTCTGCTTTTCCCCTCAGTTCATCTCCAGCACTGACCCTTTCCAGAAGGCCCTGAGGGAAGAGGAGAAACGccggaagaaagaagagaagcggaaAGAGATCCGAAAAGGCCCTCGGATCTCAAGATCACAGTCTGAGTTATAGCCCTGGAGCGGGCCAGGGCTCACAGGACCAGGAGACGGCCAGTTGGGAGGAAAAGGACATGGCAGAAGCGTAGCTGATGGTGAGCACTGGTGCCTTCAGAGAGGAGGCCAGAGTCTGCTTGGCCCCCTGGGGCTGGCTCCGAGCCCTCACTGAAGGGACTGGGCCACAGAAGGCTGGACTTCCTCCCAGGGACCTC
This window of the Bos taurus isolate L1 Dominette 01449 registration number 42190680 breed Hereford chromosome 5, ARS-UCD2.0, whole genome shotgun sequence genome carries:
- the CCDC134 gene encoding coiled-coil domain-containing protein 134 precursor, translating into MDLLQFLTSLSVLLLSGTGVTDTLRTSLDPSLEIYKKMFEVKRREQLLALKNLAQLNDVHQQYKILDVMLKGLFKVLEDSRTVLTAAGVLPDGPFPQDEKLKDAFSQVVENTAFFGDVVLRFPRIVHHYFDHNSNWNLLIRWGISFCNQSGVFDQGPHSPILGLMAQELGISEKHSDFQNPFKVDRTEFISSTDPFQKALREEEKRRKKEEKRKEIRKGPRISRSQSEL